A region from the uncultured Holophaga sp. genome encodes:
- the cbiQ gene encoding cobalt ECF transporter T component CbiQ produces MASLGDRLQELGTLDRLACQDSPVHRLDPRAKVGVTLVFILLVASWGRYTVQGLLPFALFPVFMGARAGIPARLVLRRALLVLPFALVLGASNPVLDRSPVFLAGLPMAGGWLSYASILLRSLLCASAAVLLMATTSMEGVCWALERLGLPRVFAAQIGLLYRYLFVLLEEALRVTRARELRAHGRALVFGDYGPLVGNLLLRTWERGRRIHTAMLARGFEGALRTGPERAFTGRDWTFLLGWVVILGAMRLVDIPAQVGRIFGGAG; encoded by the coding sequence ATGGCCTCCCTCGGCGACCGTCTGCAGGAGCTGGGCACCCTGGACCGTCTCGCCTGCCAGGACTCGCCGGTCCACCGACTGGATCCCCGTGCCAAGGTGGGCGTCACCCTCGTCTTCATTCTGCTGGTGGCCTCCTGGGGGCGCTACACCGTCCAGGGCCTGTTGCCCTTCGCCCTGTTCCCGGTGTTCATGGGCGCGCGGGCAGGGATCCCCGCCAGATTGGTGCTCCGCCGGGCCCTCCTGGTGCTCCCCTTCGCCCTGGTGCTGGGGGCCTCCAATCCGGTGCTGGACCGGAGTCCGGTGTTTCTGGCCGGGCTGCCCATGGCCGGGGGCTGGCTCTCCTACGCCTCGATCCTCCTGAGGAGCCTGCTGTGCGCAAGTGCTGCGGTACTCCTGATGGCCACCACCTCCATGGAGGGCGTCTGCTGGGCTCTGGAGCGGCTGGGACTCCCCAGGGTCTTCGCGGCCCAGATCGGACTTCTCTACCGCTATCTCTTCGTGCTGCTGGAGGAGGCTCTGCGGGTCACCCGCGCCCGGGAGCTACGGGCCCATGGGCGGGCTCTGGTCTTCGGGGACTATGGACCTCTGGTGGGGAACCTCCTCCTCCGGACCTGGGAGCGTGGGAGGAGAATCCACACTGCCATGCTCGCCAGGGGCTTCGAGGGTGCCCTCCGTACGGGGCCAGAGCGGGCTTTCACAGGCAGGGACTGGACCTTCCTCCTGGGCTGGGTGGTGATCCTGGGGGCCATGAGGCTGGTGGACATCCCGGCACAAGTGGGGCGGATCTTCGGGGGGGCTGGATGA
- a CDS encoding energy-coupling factor ABC transporter permease, with the protein MADALLSPAVGITMWAVSGAALARCASRVRGSLQEGALPLMGVLGAFVFAVQMINFAIPGTGSSGHLAGTLFLALLMGPDAAYLALASVLVVQALFFADGGLLALGCNLFNMGFLPAFVAYPLIVKPLAEGRGGELRTVGILVGAVIGLQLGALGVVVETVLSGRADLGFKTFALAMLPIHLAIGLVEGLATWALVGFLGRLRPELLQGAGRRVSRHPAVLVAIMALVVGGAVSWYASSRPDGLEWALHRLGNPEAVGIPDRVHHGLEKVQQGAALMPDYAFRSGGESRAGTSLAGIGGGALTLVVIAGVGFALRPRRKAL; encoded by the coding sequence ATGGCCGACGCACTGCTGTCCCCCGCCGTGGGCATCACGATGTGGGCCGTCTCCGGAGCCGCCCTGGCCCGCTGCGCCTCACGGGTGCGGGGAAGCCTCCAGGAAGGGGCTCTCCCCCTCATGGGGGTCCTGGGGGCCTTTGTCTTTGCGGTCCAGATGATCAACTTCGCCATCCCGGGCACCGGCTCCAGTGGGCATCTGGCAGGCACCCTCTTCCTCGCCCTGCTGATGGGGCCCGACGCAGCCTACTTGGCCCTGGCCTCGGTGCTGGTGGTGCAGGCCCTCTTCTTTGCGGATGGCGGGCTCCTGGCCCTGGGTTGCAACCTCTTCAACATGGGCTTCCTGCCCGCCTTCGTGGCCTACCCCCTGATCGTGAAGCCGCTGGCGGAAGGGCGGGGGGGCGAGCTGCGCACAGTGGGGATCCTTGTCGGGGCCGTGATCGGCCTGCAGCTGGGGGCCCTGGGGGTGGTGGTGGAGACCGTGCTCTCGGGGCGGGCCGACCTGGGTTTCAAGACCTTCGCCCTGGCCATGCTCCCCATCCACCTGGCCATCGGACTGGTGGAGGGTTTGGCCACCTGGGCTCTGGTGGGCTTCCTGGGGCGCTTGCGCCCCGAGCTTCTGCAGGGGGCTGGGCGCCGGGTCTCCCGCCACCCAGCCGTCCTGGTGGCGATCATGGCACTGGTGGTGGGTGGTGCCGTCTCCTGGTACGCCTCCAGTCGGCCCGATGGCCTTGAGTGGGCCCTGCACCGGCTGGGGAACCCGGAGGCAGTCGGCATCCCTGACCGGGTGCACCACGGGCTGGAGAAGGTCCAGCAGGGTGCGGCCCTGATGCCGGACTACGCCTTCCGCTCGGGGGGGGAGTCCCGGGCGGGGACCAGCCTGGCGGGCATCGGCGGGGGAGCCCTGACCCTGGTGGTCATCGCAGGTGTCGGCTTCGCGCTCCGTCCCCGGCGCAAAGCTCTCTGA
- the nikR gene encoding nickel-responsive transcriptional regulator NikR encodes MSKLERFGVSMEGDLLRRFDGRIAEKGYRTRSEALRDLVRRELAESAWEQPHAQVFGTVTLIYDHHARGLSDVLSELQHDHHTSIVCSTHVHVDAHSCLEVIIVRGTTETVRRIADALIATKGVQQGHLVCSAVH; translated from the coding sequence ATGTCCAAGCTGGAGCGGTTCGGCGTGTCCATGGAAGGCGATCTCCTGAGGCGCTTTGACGGGCGGATCGCCGAGAAGGGCTACCGGACCCGCTCCGAGGCCCTGCGCGACCTGGTGCGGCGGGAGCTGGCGGAGAGCGCCTGGGAGCAGCCCCACGCCCAGGTCTTCGGGACCGTCACCCTGATCTACGACCACCACGCCCGGGGCCTCTCCGATGTGCTCTCAGAGCTGCAGCACGACCACCACACCTCCATCGTGTGCAGCACCCATGTGCACGTGGACGCCCACAGCTGTCTGGAGGTCATCATTGTGCGGGGTACCACCGAAACGGTCCGACGCATCGCCGATGCCCTGATCGCCACCAAGGGCGTCCAGCAGGGCCACCTCGTCTGCTCCGCTGTCCACTGA
- the ffh gene encoding signal recognition particle protein yields MFESLTEKLTKAMKTLRGESRLTEKNIEDALREVRMALLEADVHVQVARTFLARVKEKALAQGPDGKGAVVLDGLNPAQQFVDIVYQELTEIMGGTAPEHPLDFASKPPTVVMMVGLQGAGKTTTCGKLAKFLKKAGRSPFLVPADIQRPAAVEQLHVVAKDAGVPSYRTDAKDPVAICKAAVDEARIKGWDVVVLDTAGRLHIDEALMSELVRIKEGTAPAEILFVADAMTGQDAVRSATAFHEKLGITGVVLTKTDGDTRGGAAFSIKHATGRPIKFVGEGEKLDDFTRFHPDRMAQRILGMGDVLTLIEQAKDKIDEKEAEAMAQKLVKNQFTLEDMRSQFQQVKKMGSMQKLIGMLPGMGQMKAQLESVVTDKRVTHLQAILDSMTPRERANHNLLDAKRKRRIAAGSGRPVHEVNQLLKQFLEMRKMMGQMKDPKFMKRMAAMKNMPGMPKLPF; encoded by the coding sequence ATGTTCGAATCCCTCACCGAAAAGCTCACCAAGGCGATGAAGACGCTCCGGGGCGAGAGCCGCCTCACGGAGAAGAACATCGAAGACGCCCTCCGGGAAGTGCGGATGGCGCTGCTCGAAGCCGACGTCCATGTCCAGGTGGCCCGCACCTTCCTCGCGCGGGTCAAGGAGAAGGCCCTGGCCCAGGGACCGGACGGCAAGGGTGCCGTGGTCCTGGACGGGTTGAACCCCGCCCAGCAGTTCGTGGACATCGTCTACCAAGAGCTCACGGAGATCATGGGTGGCACCGCCCCCGAGCATCCCCTGGACTTCGCCTCCAAGCCCCCCACCGTTGTGATGATGGTGGGCCTTCAGGGCGCCGGCAAGACCACCACCTGCGGCAAGCTGGCCAAGTTCCTGAAGAAGGCCGGTCGCTCCCCCTTCCTGGTGCCCGCCGACATCCAGCGCCCCGCCGCCGTGGAGCAGCTCCACGTCGTGGCGAAGGACGCCGGGGTCCCCAGCTACCGCACAGACGCCAAGGATCCCGTGGCCATCTGCAAGGCCGCGGTGGATGAGGCCCGCATCAAGGGCTGGGATGTGGTGGTGCTCGATACCGCAGGCCGTCTGCACATCGACGAAGCCCTGATGAGCGAGCTGGTCCGGATCAAGGAGGGGACCGCCCCCGCCGAGATCCTCTTCGTGGCGGACGCCATGACCGGCCAGGATGCCGTCCGCTCCGCCACCGCCTTCCACGAGAAGCTGGGCATCACCGGAGTGGTCCTCACCAAGACGGACGGTGACACCCGGGGCGGCGCCGCCTTCAGCATCAAGCACGCCACCGGCCGACCCATCAAGTTCGTGGGCGAGGGCGAGAAGCTGGACGACTTCACCCGCTTCCACCCCGACCGCATGGCCCAGCGCATCCTGGGCATGGGCGATGTCCTCACCCTCATCGAGCAGGCCAAGGACAAGATCGACGAGAAAGAAGCGGAGGCCATGGCCCAGAAGCTGGTGAAGAACCAGTTCACCCTGGAGGACATGCGCAGCCAGTTCCAGCAGGTCAAGAAGATGGGCTCCATGCAGAAGCTCATCGGCATGCTGCCCGGCATGGGCCAGATGAAGGCCCAGTTGGAGAGTGTCGTCACCGACAAGCGAGTCACCCACCTCCAGGCCATCCTGGACTCCATGACCCCCAGGGAGCGGGCCAACCACAACCTCCTGGACGCCAAGCGCAAGCGCCGCATCGCCGCGGGCTCCGGTCGCCCCGTCCACGAGGTGAACCAGCTCCTCAAGCAGTTCCTGGAGATGCGCAAGATGATGGGTCAGATGAAGGATCCCAAGTTCATGAAGCGCATGGCCGCCATGAAGAACATGCCCGGGATGCCCAAGCTCCCCTTCTGA
- the rpsP gene encoding 30S ribosomal protein S16 yields MLAIRLARNGAKKRPFYHIVVSEHDRIPTGRALEILGFVNPIATSGETVRIDADKAKAWLAKGAQPSKTVADLFKKNAIL; encoded by the coding sequence ATGCTCGCAATCCGTCTCGCTCGCAACGGTGCCAAGAAGCGGCCCTTCTACCACATCGTGGTGTCTGAGCACGACCGCATCCCCACCGGTCGCGCCCTCGAGATCCTCGGCTTCGTGAACCCCATCGCCACCTCCGGCGAGACGGTCCGCATCGATGCCGACAAGGCCAAGGCTTGGCTGGCCAAGGGCGCCCAGCCCTCCAAGACCGTCGCCGATCTCTTCAAGAAGAACGCGATCCTGTAG
- a CDS encoding KH domain-containing protein — MNLEAFLKDVLTPLLDHPEELRIEVTSHGRKWDALIVAAQKDRGRIIGKSGRMISSLRTLCKAAGEKDGLVVNVELYDADEKKAEA; from the coding sequence GTGAATCTCGAAGCCTTTCTGAAAGATGTGCTCACCCCTCTGCTGGACCATCCGGAGGAGCTCCGGATCGAGGTGACCTCCCATGGGCGAAAATGGGACGCCCTGATCGTGGCCGCCCAGAAGGACCGTGGCCGCATCATCGGCAAGAGCGGCCGGATGATCTCCTCCCTGCGCACTCTCTGCAAGGCGGCGGGCGAGAAGGACGGACTCGTCGTCAACGTCGAACTCTACGACGCCGACGAAAAGAAGGCGGAGGCCTGA
- a CDS encoding VOC family protein, with translation MSDITVQSSPVRGFHHVAMETADFERSVRFYQEAFGFRVRTAWGEGQGRGIMLDTGDGSCLELFAKGQGLRPSGGWVHIALRTSDCRASLERALSRGATPLQELKEIRIPGRPVLPARIAFVKGPDGEEIELFEEI, from the coding sequence ATGAGTGATATCACCGTCCAATCCAGTCCCGTCCGGGGCTTCCACCACGTGGCCATGGAGACCGCGGACTTCGAGCGGAGTGTGCGCTTCTACCAGGAGGCCTTCGGCTTCCGGGTGAGGACCGCTTGGGGGGAGGGCCAGGGCAGGGGCATCATGCTGGACACCGGCGACGGGAGCTGCCTGGAGCTCTTCGCCAAGGGCCAGGGCCTGCGCCCCAGCGGCGGCTGGGTCCACATCGCCCTGCGGACTTCGGACTGCCGGGCCAGTCTGGAGCGGGCCCTGTCCAGGGGGGCCACGCCCCTGCAGGAACTCAAGGAGATCCGCATCCCCGGCCGACCCGTCCTTCCCGCCCGCATCGCCTTCGTGAAGGGACCGGACGGCGAGGAGATCGAACTCTTCGAGGAAATCTGA
- the argC gene encoding N-acetyl-gamma-glutamyl-phosphate reductase produces MKFDSVVIGAAGYGGGELLRLLLGHPNAGSIQAVSRSQGGKPVWSTHPGLKGFLDQDFLEEADWAELAKSEHPVVFSAQAHGDLALQLPGLEAAWAKAGIQDKVTLVDFSGDFRLDDAAIFEKAYGKPHPCPEFFPKFVYGCPEVNREATRGAKRIANPGCFATALNIALLPLAGLGIGFVAVSAATGSSGSGVKPQAGTHHPERAQDFKAYKILKHQHCAEVARILRDQGAPDLHFAFVPHSAPMVRGIFATAQFELPSGWDAARLKAHYQAFYQGHPFVRFGGESPRVAPVLGCNMAELAVQADDRSAAVMVAIDNLMKGMAGQALQNLNLSLGLDEMAGLKIAGRCP; encoded by the coding sequence ATGAAGTTCGATTCCGTTGTCATCGGCGCCGCAGGCTATGGCGGTGGGGAGCTGCTGCGGCTCCTGCTGGGCCATCCCAACGCGGGCAGCATCCAGGCGGTGAGCCGCTCCCAGGGGGGCAAGCCCGTGTGGAGCACCCATCCTGGTCTCAAGGGCTTCCTGGACCAGGACTTCCTCGAGGAGGCCGACTGGGCCGAGCTGGCCAAGTCCGAGCACCCGGTGGTCTTCTCCGCCCAGGCCCATGGCGATCTGGCCCTGCAGCTCCCCGGGCTGGAGGCCGCCTGGGCCAAGGCCGGTATCCAGGACAAGGTGACCCTGGTGGACTTCTCCGGGGATTTCCGCCTCGATGACGCGGCCATCTTCGAGAAGGCCTATGGCAAACCTCACCCCTGCCCGGAGTTCTTCCCCAAGTTCGTCTATGGTTGCCCTGAGGTGAACCGCGAAGCCACCCGGGGTGCCAAGCGCATCGCCAATCCCGGCTGCTTCGCCACGGCCCTCAATATCGCCCTCCTGCCCTTGGCGGGGCTGGGGATCGGCTTCGTGGCCGTGAGTGCCGCCACCGGCTCCTCGGGCTCCGGCGTCAAGCCCCAGGCGGGCACCCATCACCCCGAGCGGGCCCAGGACTTCAAGGCCTATAAGATCCTCAAGCACCAGCACTGCGCCGAGGTGGCCCGCATCCTGCGCGACCAGGGCGCCCCTGACCTGCACTTCGCCTTCGTGCCCCACAGCGCTCCCATGGTCCGGGGCATTTTCGCCACCGCCCAGTTCGAGCTGCCCTCAGGCTGGGATGCGGCCCGGCTGAAGGCCCACTACCAGGCCTTCTACCAGGGGCACCCCTTCGTGCGCTTCGGTGGCGAGTCCCCCCGCGTGGCCCCCGTCCTGGGCTGCAACATGGCCGAGCTGGCCGTCCAGGCCGATGACCGCAGCGCCGCCGTCATGGTGGCCATCGACAACCTCATGAAGGGCATGGCGGGCCAGGCCCTCCAGAACCTCAACCTCTCCCTGGGTCTGGACGAAATGGCCGGACTCAAGATCGCGGGGCGCTGCCCGTAG
- the argG gene encoding argininosuccinate synthase — translation MSRHALLAFSGGLDTSFCVLWLRDQGYTVSTVTVDTGGFPPAELKRIEELSATLGAERHVTINAQAELYDRYLRYLIYGNVLRGGLYPLSVSAERVCQAARVVAVAKEIGANTLVHGSTGAGNDQVRFDVAFRALAPEMAMITPIRELALSRDEEMAFIASKGIVMPEKIRSYSINEGLWGTSIGGAETHNPWSELPEQAYPGGAIDDSQAPMTLTVGFTQGVPTSLDGQEMDAVALITRLNELGRQYGIGRGVHLGDTILGIKGRVGFEAPAAHLLITAHRELEKLVLTGKQLFWKEQMGNLYGTLLHEGHFFDPLARDIEAFLKSSQRGVTGEARLRLHPRTFEVLGIQSPFALMNTKIAAYGEGTRLWTGSEAAGFSKLYGVSQLLAMQAGSNPFEVQ, via the coding sequence ATGAGCCGACACGCCCTTCTCGCCTTCAGCGGTGGTCTCGACACCTCCTTCTGCGTTCTCTGGCTCCGGGACCAGGGCTACACCGTCAGCACCGTCACCGTGGACACCGGTGGCTTCCCCCCCGCTGAGCTGAAGCGCATCGAGGAGCTCTCCGCCACCCTGGGTGCCGAGCGCCACGTGACCATCAATGCGCAGGCCGAGCTCTACGACCGCTACCTGCGCTACCTCATCTATGGCAACGTGCTGCGGGGCGGGCTCTATCCCCTGAGCGTCAGCGCTGAGCGCGTCTGCCAGGCCGCCCGCGTGGTGGCCGTGGCCAAGGAGATCGGCGCCAACACCCTGGTGCATGGCTCCACCGGCGCCGGCAACGACCAAGTCCGCTTCGATGTGGCCTTCCGCGCCCTCGCCCCTGAGATGGCCATGATCACCCCCATCCGGGAGCTGGCCCTGAGCCGGGACGAGGAGATGGCCTTCATCGCCTCCAAGGGCATCGTGATGCCCGAGAAGATCCGTTCCTACTCCATCAACGAGGGGCTCTGGGGCACCAGCATCGGCGGCGCCGAGACCCACAACCCCTGGTCCGAGCTCCCCGAGCAGGCCTACCCCGGTGGCGCCATCGATGACAGCCAGGCGCCCATGACCCTGACGGTGGGCTTCACCCAGGGCGTGCCCACCAGCCTGGACGGCCAGGAGATGGACGCGGTTGCCCTCATCACCCGCCTCAATGAGCTGGGCCGCCAGTACGGCATCGGTCGCGGCGTGCACCTGGGCGACACCATCCTGGGCATCAAGGGCCGGGTGGGCTTCGAGGCCCCCGCTGCCCACCTGCTCATCACCGCCCACCGCGAGCTGGAGAAACTGGTGCTCACCGGCAAACAGCTCTTCTGGAAGGAGCAGATGGGCAACCTCTACGGCACCCTGCTGCACGAGGGCCACTTCTTCGATCCCCTCGCCCGGGACATCGAGGCCTTCCTCAAGAGCAGCCAGCGCGGCGTGACCGGCGAGGCCCGCCTGCGCCTGCATCCCCGCACCTTCGAGGTGCTGGGCATCCAGAGCCCCTTCGCCCTCATGAACACCAAGATCGCCGCCTACGGCGAAGGCACCCGCCTCTGGACCGGCTCTGAGGCCGCGGGCTTCTCCAAGCTCTACGGCGTCTCCCAGCTCCTGGCCATGCAGGCCGGAAGCAACCCCTTCGAGGTCCAGTGA
- a CDS encoding lyase family protein — MAAEGSQLWAKDLPLHQAIHRFTVGEDPIDDLNLLPWDAVGSAAHARTLAWSGHLPVAEAQVLIEALHALHAEALAGRIEIKPEQEDGHTALEAALVERTGESGKRIHMGRSRNDQVILAQRLYTRDTLAGIGQQVAAIATAFLGLAERYRDVAMPGYTHMRRGMPSSWGLWGAAFAEGLAEELEALHGLLDRLDRCPSGAAAGFGAPLPFDRSFMARQLGFARVQRSPIDVMNSRGRHEGAVADWLASVAGVLERAFWDLALFTMEELGFAALPDAFTTGSSIMPQKRNPDVVELSRGTCRKLRGQAALVHEIAGGLPSSYHRDIQLLKGAFISTLKTASGMFAVLPALLDGITVNAGKCAAACSDELWAAHEATALAMEGMPFRDAYKVVGKQVLSGEFHPDRTKYGVSSSPDLESPRRDLQTLSEALEKRLGAWNSATEALWTAPIAVSPSIPSPELP; from the coding sequence TTGGCCGCTGAAGGAAGCCAGCTCTGGGCGAAGGACCTGCCCCTGCACCAGGCCATCCATCGCTTCACCGTGGGGGAGGACCCCATCGATGACCTGAACCTGCTGCCCTGGGACGCCGTGGGGAGCGCCGCCCACGCCCGCACCCTCGCCTGGTCCGGGCATCTGCCCGTGGCCGAGGCCCAGGTCCTCATCGAGGCGCTCCATGCGCTTCACGCTGAAGCGCTGGCAGGTCGCATCGAGATCAAGCCCGAGCAGGAGGATGGCCACACCGCCCTTGAGGCCGCCCTGGTGGAGCGCACCGGTGAGTCCGGCAAGCGCATCCACATGGGTCGCAGCCGCAACGACCAGGTGATCCTGGCCCAGCGCCTCTACACCCGCGACACCCTGGCGGGGATCGGTCAGCAGGTGGCGGCCATCGCCACGGCCTTCCTCGGCCTGGCGGAGCGCTACAGGGATGTGGCCATGCCCGGCTACACCCACATGCGCCGGGGCATGCCCAGCTCCTGGGGCCTCTGGGGCGCTGCTTTCGCCGAGGGCCTCGCCGAGGAGTTGGAGGCCCTGCACGGACTCCTGGATCGCCTGGATCGCTGCCCCTCCGGCGCTGCTGCGGGCTTCGGCGCCCCGCTGCCCTTCGACCGTTCCTTCATGGCCCGGCAGCTCGGCTTCGCCCGGGTGCAGCGCAGTCCCATCGATGTCATGAACAGCCGCGGTCGCCACGAGGGCGCCGTGGCCGACTGGCTGGCCTCCGTGGCCGGGGTGCTGGAGCGCGCCTTCTGGGACCTGGCCCTCTTCACCATGGAGGAGCTGGGCTTCGCCGCCCTGCCGGACGCCTTCACCACCGGCAGCAGCATCATGCCCCAGAAGCGCAACCCCGATGTCGTGGAGCTCTCCCGGGGCACCTGCCGCAAGCTGCGGGGTCAGGCCGCCCTGGTCCACGAGATCGCCGGAGGCCTGCCCTCCAGCTACCACCGGGACATCCAGCTCCTCAAGGGTGCCTTCATCAGCACCCTCAAGACGGCCTCCGGCATGTTCGCCGTGCTGCCCGCCCTCCTGGACGGCATCACCGTCAACGCCGGGAAGTGCGCCGCCGCCTGCTCCGATGAGCTCTGGGCTGCCCACGAGGCCACGGCCCTGGCCATGGAGGGCATGCCTTTCCGGGACGCCTACAAGGTCGTGGGCAAGCAGGTGCTCTCCGGGGAATTCCATCCGGACCGCACGAAGTACGGCGTATCATCGTCCCCTGACCTGGAGAGCCCCCGCCGGGACCTCCAGACCCTGAGCGAGGCCCTGGAGAAGCGTCTCGGCGCCTGGAACAGCGCGACCGAAGCCCTCTGGACCGCCCCCATCGCAGTCTCCCCTTCGATTCCTTCTCCGGAGCTTCCATGA
- a CDS encoding M20/M25/M40 family metallo-hydrolase, which translates to MSPEEILEKLVAIPSPSGQEDRIATYVAGLAESWGYQVHRFHNNVWFEAGQGGPRLLMLGHLDTVPPCAGWEGDPYQPVWHEGHLTGLGANDAKGPVSCILAAAKALAGQPLDGTVVFTLSAEEETGSDTGIGQLLPMLGPLDAALVAEPTNLQPAIAQRGRLVLACTAKGQSAIAEHAFLARNAIHKAGQDIAKLAGMVFEAHPLLGATKPQVTQVHGQGDHGLVPDVCEFLVDLRTTPNLAHEDLADRIAGELESEVRIQSTRYRPRSTDAFEPIAQAALSAGRGKTFVGSSSTSDWAFLGTIPAVKVGPGDTHRSHRPNEFITAKELQEGAVFYQQVARNYFAIMKKEAALGR; encoded by the coding sequence ATGAGTCCCGAGGAGATTCTGGAGAAGCTGGTGGCCATCCCCAGCCCCAGCGGGCAGGAGGATCGGATCGCCACCTATGTGGCCGGTCTGGCCGAGTCCTGGGGCTATCAGGTCCATCGCTTCCACAACAATGTCTGGTTTGAGGCGGGGCAGGGGGGGCCGAGACTCCTCATGCTGGGCCACCTTGACACCGTGCCCCCCTGCGCGGGCTGGGAGGGGGATCCCTACCAGCCGGTCTGGCATGAGGGCCACCTGACGGGCCTGGGCGCCAATGACGCCAAGGGTCCCGTATCCTGCATCCTGGCCGCCGCCAAGGCCTTGGCGGGGCAGCCCCTGGACGGAACCGTCGTCTTCACCCTCAGTGCCGAGGAGGAGACGGGCAGTGACACCGGAATCGGCCAGCTCCTGCCCATGCTGGGACCCCTGGATGCCGCTCTGGTGGCGGAGCCCACCAACCTTCAGCCCGCCATCGCCCAGCGGGGCCGCCTGGTGCTGGCCTGCACCGCCAAGGGGCAGAGTGCCATCGCCGAGCACGCCTTCCTGGCCAGGAACGCCATACACAAGGCGGGGCAGGACATCGCCAAGCTGGCGGGCATGGTCTTCGAGGCCCATCCCCTGCTGGGGGCCACCAAGCCCCAGGTCACCCAGGTCCACGGCCAGGGGGATCACGGCCTGGTGCCCGATGTCTGCGAGTTCCTGGTGGACCTCCGCACCACGCCCAACCTCGCCCACGAGGACCTGGCGGACCGCATCGCCGGGGAGCTGGAGAGCGAGGTTCGCATCCAGTCCACCCGCTACCGCCCCAGGTCCACGGACGCCTTCGAGCCCATCGCCCAGGCCGCCCTCTCCGCCGGGCGCGGCAAGACCTTCGTGGGCAGCTCCAGCACCTCGGACTGGGCCTTCCTGGGCACCATCCCCGCCGTGAAGGTGGGTCCCGGGGACACGCACCGCAGCCACCGCCCCAATGAGTTCATCACGGCGAAGGAGCTCCAGGAGGGGGCCGTCTTCTACCAGCAGGTGGCCCGCAACTATTTCGCCATCATGAAGAAGGAGGCCGCCCTTGGCCGCTGA
- the argB gene encoding acetylglutamate kinase, producing the protein MMQNLTPFGALRNAARYVRSFRGRIFVIKLGGELLVEPAVRAVLVEQVAVLVSFGIKVVLVHGGGNQLDDYCKALNIQTEKIAGRRITSAEALEAAKAVFCGTQVGLLADLQAAGVQCAGLSGVDGGLFMAHRRPPVDVVPDGQTEAVKVDFGLVGDLDQVNTSLVEHLLEGGYVPVVAPLTMDEKGQVLNTNADTLASALATALKAEKLFFLLTVPGLLEDASRPSTLVTSATPEELKALEAKGAIKSGMRPKLKAALEALNAGVKACHLVSGTTQDALLAEVFTNEGSGTLLVLNQEA; encoded by the coding sequence ATGATGCAGAACCTCACCCCCTTCGGCGCCCTGCGCAATGCTGCCCGCTATGTCCGCAGCTTCCGCGGCCGGATCTTCGTGATCAAGCTCGGCGGGGAGCTCCTGGTGGAGCCCGCCGTGCGCGCCGTCCTGGTGGAGCAGGTGGCCGTGCTGGTCTCCTTCGGCATCAAGGTGGTGCTGGTGCATGGCGGTGGCAACCAGCTGGATGACTACTGCAAGGCCCTCAACATCCAGACCGAGAAGATCGCCGGGCGGCGCATCACCAGTGCTGAGGCCCTGGAGGCCGCCAAGGCCGTCTTCTGCGGTACCCAGGTGGGCCTCCTGGCCGACCTGCAGGCCGCCGGGGTCCAGTGCGCCGGGCTCTCCGGCGTGGATGGCGGGCTCTTCATGGCCCATCGCCGCCCCCCCGTGGATGTCGTCCCCGACGGCCAGACCGAGGCCGTGAAGGTGGACTTCGGCCTCGTGGGCGACCTGGACCAGGTCAACACCAGCCTGGTGGAGCACCTCCTGGAGGGCGGCTACGTCCCCGTGGTGGCTCCCCTGACCATGGACGAGAAGGGCCAGGTCCTCAACACCAACGCCGACACCCTGGCCTCTGCCCTGGCCACCGCCCTCAAGGCTGAGAAACTCTTCTTCCTCCTCACGGTTCCTGGGCTCCTGGAGGATGCCTCCAGGCCCAGCACCCTGGTGACCTCCGCCACCCCCGAGGAACTGAAGGCTCTGGAGGCCAAGGGTGCCATCAAGTCTGGCATGCGGCCCAAGCTGAAGGCGGCCCTGGAGGCCCTGAACGCGGGTGTCAAGGCCTGCCACCTCGTGAGCGGCACCACCCAGGATGCTCTGCTGGCCGAGGTCTTCACCAACGAGGGCAGCGGCACCCTGCTGGTCCTCAACCAGGAGGCCTGA